From Rhodoferax sp. AJA081-3, the proteins below share one genomic window:
- a CDS encoding enoyl-CoA hydratase/isomerase family protein, whose product MQVATNAMNLVAVQSERTGATLHIRLNRPDARNAMSLQMVAELRQVLRDAEATSGTPDAVRVVVLRGAGGHFCAGADLKDMAGARMRALQAPTDGMDPIAEVNAAFGELCVAYARTPLAVVAVLEGTVMGGGFGLACVADVAIASETAQFRLPETSLGVVPAQIAPFLVERLGYSQAKRLAVTGGRLDAAAALRLGLVHAVVDTADLQTELDKVLADILACAPGALADTKALMAQARLREPQDLVQAAAAIFSRAAKGPEGLEGIAAFMQKRKPSWVPA is encoded by the coding sequence ATGCAAGTTGCGACAAATGCTATGAATTTGGTAGCTGTTCAATCAGAACGGACGGGGGCTACCCTGCATATTCGCTTAAACCGCCCAGACGCACGCAATGCGATGTCGCTGCAGATGGTGGCCGAGCTGCGCCAGGTGCTGCGCGACGCGGAAGCCACCAGCGGCACGCCCGATGCGGTGCGTGTGGTGGTGCTGCGCGGTGCTGGTGGCCATTTCTGCGCCGGGGCCGATTTGAAGGACATGGCGGGTGCCCGCATGCGTGCCCTGCAGGCGCCCACCGATGGAATGGACCCCATTGCAGAAGTCAACGCCGCATTCGGCGAACTCTGCGTGGCCTATGCGCGGACACCACTGGCCGTGGTGGCAGTGCTGGAAGGCACGGTGATGGGCGGCGGTTTTGGCCTGGCCTGTGTGGCCGATGTAGCCATCGCCAGCGAGACAGCGCAGTTCCGGCTGCCCGAGACCTCGCTGGGCGTGGTGCCGGCGCAGATCGCGCCTTTTCTGGTCGAGCGCCTGGGTTATTCGCAGGCCAAACGCCTTGCGGTAACCGGTGGCCGGCTGGATGCGGCCGCTGCCTTGCGCCTGGGGCTGGTGCATGCTGTGGTCGATACGGCCGATCTGCAAACGGAGCTGGACAAAGTGTTGGCCGACATCCTGGCCTGCGCACCCGGCGCACTGGCTGACACCAAGGCGCTGATGGCCCAGGCCCGGCTGCGCGAACCGCAGGATCTGGTCCAAGCTGCCGCAGCCATCTTTTCCCGCGCTGCCAAAGGCCCCGAGGGGTTGGAGGGCATCGCCGCCTTTATGCAAAAGCGCAAACCGAGTTGGGTACCAGCATGA
- a CDS encoding acyl-CoA dehydrogenase family protein, protein MKFTPEHEQIADTVRKFVAKEINPNLPAWEAAGIFPAHALFKKMGDLGLLGIKYPTEFGGLGLDFSYSMVMAEALGECSAGGVPMAIGVQTDMCTPALARFGSDALRHEFLAPSIAGDMVGCVGVSEAGGGSDVAALKTTARKDGDDYIINGSKMWITNGMQADWCCLLANTSEGAAHKNKSMIVVRLDSPGVTRQKIEKIGMHSSDTAQLFFDNVRVPQKNLIGQEGMGFMLQMLQFQEERLYGAAGCLRSLDRLIDQTIEYTRQRQTFGKPILHNQVVHFRLAELRTEVEALRALTYRAVEQYVGGKDVTRLASMAKLKAGRLSREVADSCLQYWGGMGFTADNPIAQSYRDGRLISIGGGADEIMLGIICKFEGTLPGKA, encoded by the coding sequence ATGAAATTCACCCCCGAGCACGAACAAATCGCCGACACGGTCCGCAAATTTGTTGCGAAAGAAATCAACCCCAACCTGCCCGCATGGGAAGCAGCAGGCATCTTCCCCGCCCACGCGTTGTTCAAGAAGATGGGTGACCTGGGCCTGTTGGGCATCAAATACCCCACCGAGTTCGGTGGCCTGGGGCTGGACTTCAGCTACTCCATGGTCATGGCCGAGGCGCTGGGTGAATGCAGTGCCGGCGGTGTGCCCATGGCCATTGGTGTGCAGACGGATATGTGCACACCCGCACTGGCTCGTTTTGGCAGCGACGCGTTGCGCCATGAGTTTCTGGCACCCAGCATTGCCGGCGACATGGTGGGTTGTGTGGGAGTCAGCGAGGCAGGTGGTGGCTCGGACGTGGCAGCGCTGAAGACCACGGCCCGCAAGGATGGTGACGACTACATCATCAACGGCTCCAAGATGTGGATTACCAATGGCATGCAGGCTGACTGGTGCTGCCTGCTGGCCAACACGTCAGAAGGTGCTGCGCACAAGAATAAATCGATGATCGTGGTGCGCCTGGACAGCCCTGGCGTGACGCGCCAGAAGATCGAGAAGATCGGCATGCACTCCAGCGATACGGCACAACTCTTCTTTGACAACGTGCGTGTGCCGCAGAAGAACCTGATCGGCCAGGAGGGCATGGGTTTCATGCTGCAGATGCTGCAGTTCCAGGAAGAGCGCCTGTATGGCGCGGCCGGTTGTCTGCGTTCGCTGGATCGGCTCATTGACCAGACCATTGAATACACGCGCCAACGCCAGACGTTTGGCAAACCCATCCTGCACAACCAGGTCGTGCACTTCCGCTTGGCCGAGCTGCGCACCGAGGTGGAAGCCCTACGCGCCTTGACCTACCGTGCGGTGGAGCAGTACGTGGGTGGCAAGGATGTGACCCGACTGGCCTCCATGGCCAAGCTCAAGGCCGGGCGTTTGAGCCGCGAGGTGGCCGACAGCTGCTTGCAGTATTGGGGTGGCATGGGCTTCACCGCCGACAACCCTATCGCCCAGTCCTACCGCGATGGCCGCTTGATCTCGATTGGCGGCGGTGCGGACGAGATCATGCTGGGCATCATCTGCAAGTTTGAAGGCACCCTGCCCGGTAAAGCGTGA
- a CDS encoding acyl-CoA carboxylase subunit beta, whose protein sequence is MPAIRSKIKPTSDAFAANAKRMLGLLAEVQRLEGLVIAESESKRDKFEKRRQLLPRERVARLLDRGTPFLEISRLAGLNMHDDDGKKSVMGGGSIVGIGVVAGKRCIISASDSAVKGGTVAPMGLKKGLRVQQIAQENKLPLISLVESGGANLMYQAEIFIDGGRTFANQARMSAMGLPQIAVVHGSSTAGGAYLPGLSDYVILVRGRSNIFLAGPPLVKAAIGEDCTEDELGGAETHAQVTGLGEYLCEDDAHAIAMAREVMDKLRWDTVPAAAAFAEPLFDEQELMGIVPADEREPYDVREVIARLVDGSDFLEFKAEYGAETVCGHARVQGHLVGILGNNGPIQPTGSTKAAQFIQLCDQSGTPLVFLQNTTGYMVGSAAERGGAIKHGSKMIQAVANARVPKFTFVLGGSYGAGNYGMCGRGFDPRFIFAWPTARTAVMGGAQAAKVMDIVNRAKIERSGMEANEEALAAMSDGLRLRLDKESAALFGTARLWDDGIIDPRDTRRILGLGLALAAEAEQRKLHPNTFGVARM, encoded by the coding sequence ATGCCTGCCATCCGTTCCAAGATAAAGCCCACCTCCGACGCCTTCGCTGCCAATGCCAAACGCATGTTGGGTCTGCTGGCCGAAGTCCAGCGCCTGGAGGGGCTGGTGATTGCCGAATCCGAATCCAAACGCGACAAGTTTGAGAAGCGCAGGCAGTTGCTGCCACGGGAGCGGGTCGCCCGCCTGCTGGACCGCGGCACGCCGTTTCTGGAGATCAGCCGCCTGGCCGGGCTGAACATGCACGATGACGACGGCAAGAAGTCGGTGATGGGCGGTGGCTCCATTGTTGGTATTGGTGTGGTGGCCGGCAAGCGCTGCATCATTTCCGCCAGCGACAGCGCCGTCAAAGGCGGCACCGTGGCGCCCATGGGTCTGAAAAAAGGACTGCGCGTGCAGCAGATTGCACAAGAGAACAAACTGCCCCTGATCTCGCTGGTAGAGAGCGGTGGTGCCAACCTGATGTACCAAGCCGAGATCTTTATTGACGGTGGACGCACCTTTGCCAACCAGGCGCGTATGTCGGCCATGGGCCTGCCGCAGATTGCGGTGGTGCATGGTTCGTCCACGGCAGGTGGCGCGTATTTGCCAGGTCTGTCGGACTATGTGATTCTGGTGCGCGGTCGCTCCAATATCTTTCTGGCCGGGCCACCGCTGGTCAAGGCTGCCATTGGCGAAGACTGCACGGAAGACGAACTGGGCGGCGCCGAAACCCATGCCCAGGTCACCGGCCTGGGTGAATACCTGTGTGAAGACGATGCCCACGCCATCGCCATGGCACGCGAAGTGATGGACAAGCTGCGGTGGGACACGGTGCCAGCGGCAGCCGCGTTCGCCGAGCCACTGTTTGATGAACAGGAGTTGATGGGCATAGTGCCCGCCGACGAGCGCGAACCCTACGACGTGCGCGAAGTCATCGCCCGCCTGGTCGATGGCTCGGACTTTCTGGAATTCAAGGCCGAATACGGTGCCGAGACGGTGTGTGGCCACGCCCGTGTGCAGGGCCACCTGGTCGGCATACTGGGCAACAACGGACCGATACAACCCACGGGTTCGACCAAGGCCGCGCAGTTCATCCAGCTGTGTGACCAGAGTGGCACACCGCTGGTCTTTTTGCAGAACACCACGGGTTATATGGTGGGTTCGGCGGCGGAGAGGGGCGGCGCCATCAAACACGGCAGCAAGATGATCCAGGCGGTTGCCAATGCGCGGGTGCCCAAGTTCACCTTTGTACTGGGTGGCTCTTACGGCGCTGGCAACTACGGCATGTGCGGTCGCGGATTCGACCCGCGTTTCATATTTGCCTGGCCCACGGCGCGCACGGCGGTCATGGGTGGGGCGCAGGCGGCCAAGGTCATGGATATCGTCAACCGCGCCAAGATCGAGCGCAGCGGTATGGAGGCCAATGAAGAGGCCCTGGCTGCCATGTCCGACGGCCTGCGCCTGCGGCTGGACAAGGAGTCGGCCGCGCTGTTTGGCACGGCCCGCCTGTGGGACGACGGCATCATCGACCCGCGTGATACGCGCCGCATTCTCGGGCTGGGTTTGGCGCTGGCGGCCGAGGCCGAGCAGCGCAAGCTGCATCCCAATACCTTCGGCGTTGCCCGCATGTAA
- a CDS encoding SCP2 sterol-binding domain-containing protein, with the protein MNLEACTQAIRTKVGADSGLNATLKFDCGADGVIRIDGASTPNTVTNDNVDSDCTVGITLENLNALLSGDLEPTTGFMAGKLKVSGDMGVAMRLQRVI; encoded by the coding sequence ATGAACCTCGAAGCCTGCACCCAAGCCATCCGCACCAAGGTCGGCGCCGACAGCGGCCTGAACGCCACACTCAAGTTTGATTGCGGCGCCGATGGCGTCATTCGTATCGACGGTGCCTCCACCCCCAACACCGTGACCAATGACAACGTGGACAGCGACTGCACCGTGGGCATCACGTTGGAGAACCTGAACGCCCTGCTCAGCGGCGACCTGGAGCCCACCACCGGCTTTATGGCCGGCAAGCTCAAGGTCAGTGGCGACATGGGTGTGGCCATGCGCCTGCAACGCGTGATCTGA
- a CDS encoding MerR family DNA-binding transcriptional regulator, with protein MSAKDARAFVDSHRDEATTELFGITELCREFGITLRALRFYEDKGLLAPRRINGARVYTRRDRARLALILRAKAIGSPLSEIKRYLDLYGHQGEGRTQQLNYVIERTDAEIAELEKKRAQIDETLAELRVINHYSRTQLEARQRADAKNG; from the coding sequence ATGTCCGCAAAGGACGCGCGGGCCTTTGTCGACTCGCACCGCGACGAGGCCACCACCGAACTTTTTGGTATCACCGAGTTGTGCCGCGAGTTCGGCATCACGCTGCGCGCGCTGCGTTTTTACGAAGACAAGGGCCTGCTCGCACCCCGGCGCATCAATGGTGCACGCGTCTACACGCGGCGTGACCGCGCCCGTCTGGCGCTGATCCTGCGGGCCAAGGCGATTGGCTCACCACTCTCCGAGATCAAGCGTTACCTCGACCTGTATGGCCACCAGGGTGAGGGGCGCACCCAGCAGCTGAACTACGTCATCGAGCGCACCGACGCCGAGATTGCCGAGCTAGAGAAGAAACGCGCCCAGATCGACGAGACCCTGGCCGAGCTGCGCGTCATCAACCATTACTCCCGCACCCAGCTGGAAGCCCGCCAGCGCGCCGACGCCAAAAACGGATAG
- a CDS encoding bifunctional diguanylate cyclase/phosphodiesterase produces the protein MNTWSALAAASLLIALAMAALYWRERRTRQRLTEERDELEKQLLTKGGGDALTGLMARGMFDAAMVKKAQEVDRGGGTFCVLYVALDNFVMLNDAFGSETGDRMLKEVARRLTLADGKKTRACYVSVGEFALFVDGDHRSARKSAQRVSDALTIPFTFDAIRAQLTCSIGVAVYPEHGAIGKLLGNAALAMRSVKFNGGSDFCLYDPKMGVEVREQALLFNDLRSALEKGEFELYFQPKIDAISLQVTGAEALLRWHHSERGLISPVVFIPLAEQYGLIGPIGGWVIEEACRKAARWREHGLRMRVAVNISGYQMREDDLVERITAALQRHGIQPDRFTCEITESVAMEDTKVTQQTFEKMRNAGFHVSIDDFGTGYSSLAALRKLPAAELKIDRAFVSDLEESEDARSIAQSIVNMATALNLRVVAEGVETPGQRDLLVAMGCNELQGFLFSLPMPAYELERLALDVDNKPDEMEFRKSLFSETYLGKLH, from the coding sequence ATGAACACCTGGTCCGCCCTTGCCGCTGCCAGCCTGCTCATTGCTTTGGCCATGGCTGCGCTGTATTGGCGTGAACGCCGCACCCGGCAACGCCTGACCGAGGAACGGGACGAACTTGAAAAGCAGCTGCTGACCAAAGGCGGCGGCGATGCACTCACCGGGCTGATGGCCCGTGGCATGTTTGACGCCGCCATGGTCAAAAAAGCACAAGAAGTCGACCGCGGTGGCGGCACCTTCTGCGTGTTGTACGTGGCCCTGGACAATTTTGTGATGCTCAACGATGCCTTCGGCAGTGAGACCGGTGATCGCATGCTCAAAGAAGTGGCGCGACGGCTGACCTTGGCTGACGGTAAAAAGACACGCGCCTGTTACGTGTCGGTTGGCGAGTTTGCGCTTTTTGTTGACGGCGACCACCGCAGTGCCCGCAAGTCTGCGCAGCGTGTCTCCGACGCCTTGACCATACCCTTCACCTTTGATGCCATACGCGCCCAGCTCACCTGCTCCATTGGCGTGGCGGTGTACCCCGAGCATGGCGCCATTGGCAAGCTGCTGGGCAATGCAGCGCTAGCCATGCGCAGTGTCAAGTTCAACGGCGGCAGCGATTTCTGCCTGTACGACCCCAAGATGGGCGTGGAGGTGCGGGAACAGGCCCTGCTGTTCAACGACTTGCGCAGTGCGCTGGAGAAAGGCGAGTTCGAGCTGTACTTCCAGCCCAAGATCGACGCCATCAGCTTGCAGGTTACGGGGGCGGAGGCGCTTCTCCGCTGGCACCACTCCGAACGCGGCCTGATCAGCCCCGTGGTCTTCATCCCCCTGGCCGAGCAGTATGGATTGATTGGCCCCATTGGCGGCTGGGTGATAGAAGAAGCCTGCCGCAAGGCCGCCCGCTGGCGCGAACACGGCCTGCGCATGCGGGTGGCGGTCAATATCTCGGGTTACCAAATGCGCGAAGACGACCTGGTGGAACGCATCACGGCGGCTCTGCAACGCCATGGCATCCAGCCGGACCGGTTCACCTGCGAGATCACCGAATCCGTCGCAATGGAAGACACCAAGGTCACACAGCAGACCTTTGAGAAGATGCGCAACGCTGGCTTCCATGTGTCCATCGACGACTTTGGCACCGGTTACTCCAGCCTGGCCGCGCTGCGCAAGCTGCCCGCCGCCGAGTTAAAAATCGACCGAGCCTTTGTGTCCGACCTGGAAGAAAGCGAAGACGCCCGCTCCATCGCCCAATCCATCGTCAACATGGCCACCGCCCTGAACCTGCGCGTGGTCGCCGAAGGGGTAGAAACGCCCGGGCAGCGCGACCTGCTGGTGGCCATGGGTTGCAACGAGCTCCAGGGCTTCCTGTTTTCCCTGCCCATGCCCGCCTATGAGCTGGAGCGCCTGGCGCTGGACGTGGACAACAAGCCGGACGAGATGGAGTTCCGCAAATCACTTTTCTCCGAAACTTATCTGGGAAAATTACACTGA
- a CDS encoding PleD family two-component system response regulator, translated as MSFFDRFRTLTKKEDPRPDSALASPIQAAIERRLRKRKNARQGATALIIDDSPTVVAALRKILRSAGYITQDAGDAEQGLALLTQTKVDIIFLDIVLPGMNGFSALRAIRKDPATQQIPVIMISGNEHATEQFYANRIGADLFMKKPFSRYEVFAHIEMLLDANRELRRKPVGAPSAAPAAAAADVQEEMIQTLPSPRSATSLVMPSGGNSLPVLDAQTQWPELEARKQLTAMGLQYFDQAQFVSAIQRGDQLAVALFVAGQGVSKDTVVDGKTPLALAQELGKAEVIDLLR; from the coding sequence ATGAGTTTTTTTGACCGCTTCAGAACCCTGACCAAAAAAGAAGATCCCAGACCCGACTCTGCGTTAGCCAGCCCCATACAAGCCGCCATAGAACGGCGACTGCGCAAACGCAAGAACGCGCGCCAAGGGGCCACGGCTTTGATCATCGACGACTCGCCCACCGTGGTGGCCGCCTTGCGCAAAATCCTGCGTTCTGCGGGTTACATCACCCAGGATGCGGGTGACGCCGAGCAGGGCCTGGCCCTGCTGACCCAGACCAAAGTCGACATCATTTTTCTGGACATTGTGTTGCCCGGCATGAACGGTTTCAGCGCCCTGCGCGCCATCCGCAAAGACCCCGCCACCCAGCAGATCCCCGTCATCATGATCAGCGGCAACGAACACGCCACCGAGCAGTTTTATGCCAACCGCATCGGTGCCGATCTGTTCATGAAGAAACCCTTCTCGCGCTACGAGGTTTTCGCCCATATCGAGATGCTGCTGGATGCCAACCGCGAACTGCGCCGCAAGCCTGTGGGCGCGCCAAGCGCTGCACCAGCCGCTGCTGCGGCAGACGTGCAGGAAGAAATGATCCAGACACTGCCCAGCCCGCGGTCGGCCACATCGTTGGTTATGCCCTCGGGTGGCAACAGCCTGCCCGTGCTGGACGCCCAGACGCAGTGGCCCGAACTGGAAGCCCGCAAACAACTCACCGCCATGGGGCTGCAGTACTTTGACCAGGCCCAGTTTGTGTCCGCCATCCAGCGGGGTGACCAGTTGGCGGTTGCGCTGTTTGTAGCGGGCCAGGGTGTGTCAAAGGATACGGTGGTGGATGGCAAAACGCCGCTGGCGCTGGCACAAGAGTTGGGCAAAGCAGAGGTGATCGATTTGTTGCGCTGA
- a CDS encoding NHL repeat-containing protein, with protein MRHFYWARAMALACGIVSSYSPAQAADPGFTFTTLAGAAGTVINSVDGTGSTAQLYAPRGLAVGSDGTLYVADSANHSIRKVTAAGVVTTWSGTAGTAGPAAASPAQFNEPFAVALDSSGTLYVADTNNHAIRKISSAGVVSTLAGGNGPGSADGTGSAAKFTEPHGVALDAAGSVYVTDYMNHTVRKVTPAGVVTTLAGSAGQIGFTNGQGSAARFKSLQGIAVDGSGNVVVVDAGNRALRKITPGGLVSTLIDGSGSSLVGEPRGLAIDAAGSLYVTDYRTHAVFKLTAAGVGSILAGTIATPGSGDGTTTSAQFNAPNGVAVDGAGNVYIADTANNTLRKITGGSVGTLAGLAGRSSSRDGAGAAARFEDPYAVATDGAGNVYVADATDHSIRKIAPDGTVTTLAGKAGTLGSADGAGAAARFQNPQGIAADSAGNVFVADTGNRTIRKISSTGVVSTLAGSAGQGGSADGTGASARFNSPLGVAVDSGGTVYVIDSADNTVRKITPGGVVTTLAGSPGGIGLVDGTGSAARFTVPFDLTVDAAGNLYICDHGNHAIRKVTPAGVVTTLAGSGTAGNTNSNGRAAAFKFPSGITVDNSTGAVFVADTDNQVIRKISATGDVTTVGGAGTIGSADGAGTAASFYNPKDVATDRNGNLYVADRANHTVRKGSTAQAAVSTATSDCLFNWAERTYPQYFPAPSAATASFPPYYYRYYPGTANYLATSSAQGHVWVQGPVSGNTLMDVGAASSFVAQAGCQ; from the coding sequence ATGCGACACTTTTACTGGGCACGCGCCATGGCGCTGGCGTGCGGCATCGTCAGTAGCTACAGCCCTGCGCAGGCGGCTGACCCGGGCTTCACCTTCACCACCCTGGCCGGTGCGGCCGGTACCGTCATCAACAGCGTGGATGGCACCGGCAGCACCGCCCAGTTGTACGCCCCGCGCGGCCTGGCAGTTGGCAGCGACGGCACCCTGTACGTGGCCGATAGCGCCAACCACAGCATTCGCAAGGTGACTGCGGCGGGTGTGGTCACCACCTGGTCCGGCACAGCTGGCACCGCAGGCCCTGCAGCTGCAAGCCCGGCACAATTCAACGAACCTTTTGCGGTGGCCCTGGACAGCAGCGGCACGCTGTACGTGGCCGACACCAACAACCACGCCATCCGCAAGATCAGCAGCGCCGGGGTGGTCAGCACCCTGGCTGGGGGCAACGGACCGGGCAGTGCCGACGGCACCGGCAGCGCCGCCAAATTTACCGAGCCCCATGGCGTGGCGCTGGACGCAGCGGGCAGTGTGTACGTAACCGACTACATGAACCACACCGTGCGCAAAGTCACACCGGCAGGTGTAGTCACCACGCTGGCCGGTAGTGCGGGTCAGATCGGCTTTACCAATGGCCAGGGCAGCGCCGCGCGCTTTAAATCCTTGCAAGGCATTGCGGTGGATGGCAGCGGCAATGTGGTGGTGGTGGACGCGGGCAACCGCGCGCTGCGCAAGATCACGCCCGGCGGGCTGGTGAGCACATTAATCGACGGTAGCGGCAGCAGCCTGGTGGGCGAGCCCCGTGGCCTGGCCATAGACGCCGCTGGCAGCCTGTATGTGACCGACTACCGCACCCATGCCGTTTTCAAACTGACAGCGGCCGGCGTGGGGTCCATCCTGGCCGGCACCATTGCCACACCCGGCAGTGGCGACGGCACCACCACCAGCGCGCAGTTCAACGCGCCCAATGGCGTGGCCGTGGACGGCGCTGGCAACGTCTACATCGCCGACACGGCCAACAACACGCTGCGCAAGATCACGGGCGGCAGTGTGGGCACACTCGCAGGCCTGGCCGGGCGCAGCAGCAGCCGCGATGGCGCGGGCGCGGCTGCCCGCTTTGAAGACCCCTATGCCGTTGCCACCGACGGCGCGGGCAATGTGTATGTGGCCGATGCCACCGACCACTCCATCCGCAAGATCGCGCCCGATGGCACCGTGACTACGCTGGCTGGCAAGGCCGGCACGCTGGGCAGTGCCGACGGCGCGGGCGCCGCGGCCCGCTTCCAGAACCCGCAGGGCATTGCGGCAGACAGCGCAGGCAATGTGTTTGTGGCCGACACCGGCAACCGCACCATCCGCAAGATTTCCAGCACCGGCGTGGTCAGCACATTGGCAGGCTCTGCCGGGCAAGGTGGCAGCGCGGACGGCACCGGTGCGTCAGCCCGCTTCAACAGCCCCTTGGGCGTGGCGGTGGACAGTGGTGGCACGGTTTACGTCATCGACTCCGCCGACAACACCGTGCGCAAGATCACGCCGGGCGGGGTGGTCACCACGCTAGCGGGCTCGCCGGGCGGCATAGGTCTGGTCGACGGCACCGGCTCCGCCGCCCGCTTCACCGTGCCCTTTGACTTAACGGTAGATGCCGCAGGCAACCTGTACATCTGCGACCACGGCAACCACGCCATCCGCAAGGTCACGCCTGCCGGAGTTGTGACCACACTCGCGGGCTCGGGCACGGCGGGCAACACCAATAGCAACGGCCGTGCAGCGGCGTTCAAATTTCCATCCGGCATAACGGTGGATAACAGCACGGGCGCCGTGTTTGTGGCCGACACCGACAACCAGGTCATCCGCAAGATTTCTGCCACCGGAGACGTCACCACCGTTGGCGGCGCCGGGACTATTGGCTCTGCCGACGGCGCAGGCACGGCGGCCAGCTTCTACAACCCCAAGGACGTGGCCACCGACCGCAACGGCAACCTGTACGTAGCCGACCGCGCCAACCACACCGTGCGCAAAGGCAGCACGGCGCAGGCCGCTGTCTCCACCGCCACATCCGACTGCCTGTTCAACTGGGCCGAACGCACCTACCCACAATACTTTCCAGCGCCCAGCGCCGCCACGGCCAGCTTCCCGCCCTACTACTACCGCTACTACCCCGGCACCGCCAACTACCTGGCCACCTCTTCCGCCCAGGGACATGTATGGGTGCAGGGGCCGGTGTCGGGCAATACCCTGATGGATGTGGGGGCGGCCAGCAGTTTTGTGGCCCAGGCGGGGTGCCAGTAG